The sequence CGACGGCGAGACCGAGCTGATTGTCTCCAAGCTGGACGACCCGGATGCCTGCCTCGCGTCGATCCCGCTGAGCGTGCAGGAAGCGGCCACCCTGGGCAGCCTGCTGGGCGGCCCCCAGCTGGTGGCCCAGCTCAGCGAGGAGCACCGCGAGCTGCCGGGCATCAGGACCATACAGGTGCCGCTCACGCGGGGTTCGCCATTCGCCGGGCGGCCCCTGGGCGACGCGCATATCCGCAGCAGCACCGGGGCCTCCATCGTGGCCATCGCCCGGCAGGGCGAGATCCTGCCCTCTCCGGCGCCGTCGGAGGAGCTGCGGGCCGAGGACGTCCTGGTCATCGTCGGGACCGACGAAGGCCTGGCCGCCGCCGCGGCCATCCTGAACGGAAGCTGAGCCGCCATGGGCGGCACGACGGTTGCGCTGCTCGAACTCGGGATCATTTTCCTGGGCCTCGGCATGCTGGGCCGCATTGCTGCACGGATGGGCATGTCGCCCGTTCCGCTCTACCTGCTCGGCGGCCTGGCCTTCGGCCACGGCGGGCTTATCGAGTTCGGCGGCATCGCCGAATTCGGCCACATTGCCAGCGAGATCGGCGTGGTCCTGCTGCTGCTCATGCTCGGCCTGGAATACACCGCCAAAGAACTGGTCACCGGCCTCGGCCAGGCGTGGCAGGCAGGGCTGGCGGACCTGGTCCTCAACTTCACCCCCGGCGCCGTACTGGCGCTGATGTTCGGCTGGGGCGGGGTCGGCGCCATGGTGCTCGGCGGGGTGACCTATATTTCGTCATCCGGCATCGCCGCGAAAGTGCTGACCGACCTGGGCAGGCTGGGCAACCGGGAGACGCCCACGGTCCTCTCGATCCTGGTGCTGGAGGATCTGACCATGGCCGTCTACCTGCCGATCCTGACGGCCGTGCTCGCCGGGGCCAGCTTCCTCGGCGGCCTGCAGGCCGTCGGAATCTCGCTGCTGGTCGTCACCGCGGTCCTGCTGCTGGCGCTGCGGCACGGGCACCGCATCTCCTCCTGGATCCACAGCCCGGACCAGGAAACCTTCCTGCTCAGGCTCATCGGCGCCGCGCTCCTTGTGGCCGGGATCGCCTCGACCCTGCAGGTCTCGGCCGCTGTGGGCTCCTTCCTGCTGGGCATCGCGATCTCGGGGTCGACGGCGGAGAATGCGGTGCGGGTGCTGGAGCCGCTGCGGGACGTCTTCGCCGCCATGTTCTTCGTGGTGTTCGGCCTGAACACGGATCCGGCCACCATCCCGCCGGTGCTGGGGTGGGCGCTGCTGCTCGCGGTCGCGACGGCAGCGACGAAGATGGCCACCGGAACCTGGGCGGCGCGGCGCAGCGGCATCGGCCGCTGGGGCCAGCTGCGCGCCGGCACCACGCTGATTGCCCGGGGCGAATTCTCCATCGTCATCGCCGGACTGGCCGTGGCGTCGGGGGCCATCGACGGGCAGCTGGCCGCGCTGGTCACGGCCTACGTCATGCTGACCGCCGTGGCGGGTCCGGTGATCGCCCGCTTCGCGGAACCGGTGGTCCGCCGCCTGGCCCGCGAGCCCGAAATCGCACGCTGACCCGGCCCTCTCCACATCTTTTCGGTTGCGGGATGCCGCTGTGACTAGCCGAAATTCCTTTTTCGGGCATATGGTCGGATGGCAAGGCTACTTAGGAGTGACCGGGCGCACAGTTGCTAAGGCGTCCTACAACGAGGTGGAGGCGCGATATTTATGCCGCGAGCGGAGAGGCCACAGTCCACGGGCCGAAATAGACCCCGC is a genomic window of Arthrobacter sp. Marseille-P9274 containing:
- a CDS encoding cation:proton antiporter, which translates into the protein MGGTTVALLELGIIFLGLGMLGRIAARMGMSPVPLYLLGGLAFGHGGLIEFGGIAEFGHIASEIGVVLLLLMLGLEYTAKELVTGLGQAWQAGLADLVLNFTPGAVLALMFGWGGVGAMVLGGVTYISSSGIAAKVLTDLGRLGNRETPTVLSILVLEDLTMAVYLPILTAVLAGASFLGGLQAVGISLLVVTAVLLLALRHGHRISSWIHSPDQETFLLRLIGAALLVAGIASTLQVSAAVGSFLLGIAISGSTAENAVRVLEPLRDVFAAMFFVVFGLNTDPATIPPVLGWALLLAVATAATKMATGTWAARRSGIGRWGQLRAGTTLIARGEFSIVIAGLAVASGAIDGQLAALVTAYVMLTAVAGPVIARFAEPVVRRLAREPEIAR
- a CDS encoding cation:proton antiporter regulatory subunit, which encodes MDVEETPLPGIGVRRELVLDSGRRVGIVIHRDGETELIVSKLDDPDACLASIPLSVQEAATLGSLLGGPQLVAQLSEEHRELPGIRTIQVPLTRGSPFAGRPLGDAHIRSSTGASIVAIARQGEILPSPAPSEELRAEDVLVIVGTDEGLAAAAAILNGS